A part of bacterium genomic DNA contains:
- a CDS encoding 4-hydroxybenzoate octaprenyltransferase, which produces MTRYLRFVKIEHTFFSLPLIYSGVFLAAEQLPSWRVLLLIFVAAAGARTVALSLNRIIDREIDRRNPRTAGRELPSGQMRLGEALAVLGAGLGFYLGAAYAIAPVCLYYSPIPLLIFVVYPYMKRFTPLAHLGVGLGLSMAPLGGWFAIAQSFHQVLPAILLALFTLFWVSGFDIIYSTLDEEFDRQEGLYSFPSVWGRKKALAISALLHILAFAMLLALFLWQMRTLASFFFLLLAGGLLYLEQRQSSNVPLAFFRINIIIGLVIFLFVAAGEKS; this is translated from the coding sequence TTGACCAGATATCTTCGCTTTGTTAAAATCGAGCACACCTTTTTTTCCCTGCCGTTAATTTACAGCGGGGTTTTTTTAGCGGCGGAACAACTCCCTTCCTGGCGGGTGCTTTTATTGATTTTTGTGGCAGCGGCGGGAGCCAGAACAGTGGCCTTATCCCTGAACCGGATTATTGACCGAGAAATAGACCGACGGAATCCCAGGACGGCCGGCCGAGAACTGCCCAGTGGCCAAATGAGGTTAGGTGAAGCCTTAGCCGTTTTAGGCGCAGGCTTGGGATTTTACCTGGGAGCCGCTTACGCTATTGCCCCTGTCTGTCTTTATTATTCCCCCATTCCTCTTTTAATTTTTGTGGTTTACCCTTATATGAAGCGATTTACCCCCTTAGCCCATTTGGGCGTGGGATTAGGTTTGTCAATGGCCCCGCTGGGAGGCTGGTTTGCCATTGCCCAGAGTTTTCATCAAGTTCTCCCGGCTATTCTTCTCGCTTTATTCACCCTATTCTGGGTGTCAGGCTTTGACATCATCTACTCAACCCTGGATGAAGAATTCGACCGGCAAGAGGGGCTTTACTCCTTTCCTTCGGTATGGGGACGAAAAAAGGCCCTGGCTATCTCGGCCCTTCTCCATATCCTGGCCTTTGCTATGTTATTGGCCCTCTTTCTGTGGCAGATGAGGACCCTGGCCTCTTTCTTTTTTCTTCTGTTGGCCGGTGGACTTCTCTACTTAGAACAACGCCAGTCATCAAATGTTCCATTGGCCTTTTTTCGGATTAACATTATCATCGGGTTGGTGATATTTTTATTTGTGGCTGCGGGGGAAAAGAGTTGA